One Leptodactylus fuscus isolate aLepFus1 chromosome 11, aLepFus1.hap2, whole genome shotgun sequence genomic window, AGGTATTGATGCTCGGTCCCATAGATTTCAAGGGAACAGAACAGTGCTACAGTACCTACCCTAGCACATACAGTCAGCGAGTCAGTAGAATTCCTGTAAGGGTTGTCtcactttttttctgctattGGGTAGAGGGATATTTGGTGAACATTGCTATAATATACAATGCTGTTCAACATGTGGAAAAAATGATGGAAAGTAAGAATATTTTCAAGAATAGAAGTGATGATAATTTATGAGAACCAGTGTTTTAGATTGTAAGATCTGCAATGCAGCTATTTTaagtgcccccccctccccccactcatGAAATTGACAGCAGCTACCTCTATACTGGCAGTACACAGTGAATATAGATGTATGGGACAGACTCTCCCATGCAATGATTAGTTACAGTGTtactagggagaactttagagccttCTAGTAAAATATGtgcataaagtatattacaaaaatagtgaaaaaagtgAAAACTCTCAATTTACAAACAAAAAGGCACAAAAGTTTATTCCAGCTATATAATTCTTACTAAACCTAGATCAAACCACTACGATGGGTATAATATAAACTTATAAATTTATTCCGCCATAGACATATAATAAATGATATACTTGTTAATGtactaaatataatataataataatataatcaattttatttatatagcgccaacatattccgcagcgctgtacaatttgtagggatcaagtacagacaaaaagatacattacaaagaaagtcatttcacacaatgggactgagggccctgctcgcaagagcttacaatctatgaggtagagggggtgacacaagaggtagcaggggcggcattacttatacagaggtcagacaatgttgtaatagaggtgactgtcattacacaaacataaaactgtattacCCAtcaggtgcctggacatataaagttagcctgatatggcatcatatcatgtggggtaatgtgggagctggaacagaggagggttaaattttagggattttaattacggtacagaagggtttacattaggaattgtgataggcctgtctgaaaagatgcatctttaatttgcgtttgaagctgtagaaattgggagttaatctgatcgtccggggtagagcattccagagaagtggtgcagctcgggagaagtcttgtatatgaatgtgggaggttctgataatagaggatgtaagtgttaggtcattgagtgagcggagaacacgggttgggcggtagacagagatgagggaggaaatgtagggaggtgcagcatcaaATATATTGTTATTAAATAGCTTtaaatatatatggtatatacaagatatctatactgtatatctatctatctatctatctatttatactgctattgcAGGCATAGATGGATGTACTGTAAATGAAGGTGTAGAAGGGGAAAACATTACAGTAAAATACTACATGCAGCTTGTGAACTGGTTTCACCAGAATGATTCTTTTTGTTGTATCTTTTCTTTTAGGAATCCTGAAACAATTCAGTCCTCATCCTGTGGTTCTGACATTATGTATGACAGTCTCAGCACTCTGGAGCAATTCTGGCATTTTACAGCTGTTAGTAGACTATAATATTGTTCCCGTTCCAGAGTTTTGTGAAGCCGTATTTCCCGGTTTGCTTGCCATTTCTTGTGCCTTTCTTATAATAGGCTCTGTTGGGACACTTCACAATCAAGGGCCTATACCCATTATGGCCTTTGCGCTCGGCCTAGCTAACATCCATGTCCTTGCTATGTGTAATATCCCGTCACTTGGTCCATCAGGTATTGGCTGTAACTTTATGATTGTAACAACCGTCAGTCTGTATCTTGTGGCACTCAGATTTTGGGATATCGTGAGAAAAAAAGCCGTTTACCAGGTTGTGGGTCGTGTCCATTCCAAATACTATTTATCAAGAAACCATCTTATTGTGACAGGACTTATGGCTAATATGGTGGCATCAAGTATACTCTGCGGAAAGCTTATTGGAACGACTAGTATTTATTTCCTTGGTCAAGCGCATTGGATGTTTACATCAGCAATGTACCAACTTTTAGTCTCTGTAGCATCATTTTGTGCCTCGGACATCTTAAACGCAGCGTTCTTCAGCTTCTTGTCTATCCTAAGGTTTGCAGAAGGGTATTCACTGTTAAATCAGCCATACATATCAAATGATCCCTTGCTTCCTCTCCCGTTCATGGTTGTGTTTGCAGTACTTTTTGGCGTCCTGGCTTGCATGATGTCTCTGAAAAACCTATACTTTGGCTTATATACACTACTCTATGCCGTTTACTGTGCGTCTCTAACCCTTCCAAGTGGAATTGACAGTAAAGCGACCCAAATCATTAATTTAATCATCTTTATAGCTTCATCAATCTACATGTTTCTAAGGCTTTATTTATCAAAGGCAGAATTCAAAACCTCCCCGAGACACGGTCTCATAGAAATAACAAATTCCTGCCTGCGATTTTTTAAGATCAAGCAAAGGAAATTCCTCTTCTGTTTGTATCCCGATGCCTTCAGATTTAAAGAAGTGGATGCCATTGGCCATGCGTTTAACACTCTTGCGGTCTTTTCTATTATCATGGAGACGCACGCTACTTTTGTTCTGGTCATTGTGGTTGGAATCATGATTCTCATAGCTGGCTTATTGTCTGCCTCTGCTGGTAAAACCCTGGAGAGCAGCGCCTTGATCTTCTATGGTATCTGGTGGATCATGTTTGGAGTTGTGAGATATCTGACTTTATGTATGTCAGTGAAGGAGTTTTATGTAGCCCTGGGGATAATTTGCTTTCTAGTATTAAATGGCTTTATCACTATTTGTATGATCATGCTAAACAAAGTTTGGTTACTAAACTCCTTAAGTTTTGAGGTTCTTCTCCTAGTGATTCTACTCCAAACATTTGCTGTTCTAAATTGGAAGTATACTCTCGCGTTTGGGGTACTCTTTGGTGCTGTAAGCTTCTATTGCTTTCTGACTTGCATACTTAATGGAACTGTGGAAACACCACATCTACCTTGGGGTGAACCATTCCTAAAGATTACTCTATGGAGGCAATGGTGCATGATGTGCAGACTTCCTGCAAAGAAAATgtcatcaattaacaaaataGTAGGTAAGATATTGTAAAATATTGGTTAGGATAAAAATGTGCAAGTAAACATGGCAGCCAGTCAATGCATTTTCTTTGTTGCAGAAATCATGAACACAGGTGGCATTTGTGTTATTCCCGCAGATGAGGGTTATGTTATTGCAGCAGCCTGTCAATTCCCAGACTCCATGCAAAAACTCTCTAAGTAAGTATAATGTTCAGATCTGCTTTTTCAGTATAAAATTCTACTTGTGCAATAGCcaacaaaatgcagaaaaatgttaaaaatgcaaaatattCCATATTAGACTGGATATCCAAGTTCTTATGGGTAAAGTAGCTGGATCTACGACGTTGAAATAATATAAATATCACATCACATGCTCTTATCATGCCTCGCCTCTGATGGGCATCCCCTTGAAACCCTGCAGTCACCCTAACCTCTTGTTGCAGCCTCTGACTGAGGAGGGTCAACGCTGAGgtgtgtgattgggcctcagcagtaacCCTCAGGATGCAGGACATAAGTCAGAgtctggaagaggcctgaagaaggtGCTGGAATATGgccagatgcccaggagagatgagtataacTGTTACTTTTACTCACCTCCTCAGGTCTAGCACTGAAGGCTGTGCAGTGCTATGCATTTATCACCAGCCATTTTGGGATTACAGCACATAGTATTGATGTATGGCAGCAGCCTTCACACAAACCCCAGGGTGTCGCGAACCACAGTTTGAGAACCACTGTAGTAGAGCCATAGATTCTAAATTTGTGGCATTTTCAAGAGGTGTTTTGCAATGTTAATGCGGGCAatgttaattattattaattaatttttaGAAAACCATTAATTCCACTGTGCTGTATATTCaagggtttacatacaaaatacaccaaacAAGTACAATATCAACATAGTGACCAAATAGAACAATGGAATAAAGGACACTGTCcacaaaggcttacaatctactcACAGACAAGCACTCACTTACATTGAACCAAGTCATTGCTCCTTTTCaactgaatgggagctgatctgcagtaaccttgtTCAGCCAGTACACAGAGTATAGCGCTTTCTGCTTCCTCCTCCATTCTCTGTTTATCAGCTGCTGACAATAGCTGATTGGTGGTGGTGTCAGGTGTCCAGGTGGGATTGAAATTCGTCTCTTTCCTGCTTTTTTATACCTCTAGCTAGACTGTCCAACATTGTTTTATCCACATACTTAATAATGCTTAATCATTTTCCATGTTACATACACCCTGAGAAATAACAAAACAATTATATACTTTTGTATCATCAGCAAAACAAGAAAATCTTCTCTTGTGTTACCTACATGTAAGAAAGGATAGGACCAAAAACCGCAAGATATCTTTCCTTTAGTCAATTGCCAAACCACTGAACAGTCCAGGGATTACCTTTAAATACTTAGGAGTTCAGTAACTTATCTATGACCTCTTTATATCGAACTGTGCCTTTGCTGAAAATCAGATACGTGATATCAACGACACCACCTTCACCCAACACTATTGTGACACAGTCAAAGATATCATAGAGATTAGTTTCACATGGTTTTCCTCACTAAAAACATGCTGTTCTCATTGATGAATTATCCTCCTTTTCAGGAAAGATTAAAGTTACTGCTTACTTCCTTATGACCTTTCTTAGGGATGGGCACAGCATTGGCCATGTCCTGATAATAAGTAACATCATCCATTAGAAACACTGGTTAAACAAAATCAGGGCAAGAAACAAAGTTACTCAGCACTGTCAAACAAAATTGAAGATGCACAGTACAATAGCTGCAAGAGAAACAAAAAAGTTGCAACAGCACTCTGCTAGCATCAAGAGAATCACTGCTATGCCTATTATATATAAGTACACAGTggggtaactaggaatgacggggccctgtggtgaacttttgacatgcccccccccccccaaccgacatcgaagacctcgaccgacccccttctCCGCActccattatgtcccttagtaagcccagctcacagtattatgtcccttagtggcccctgcacacagtattatgtcccttagtggccctgcacacagtattttgtcccttagtggcccctgcacacagtattatgtcccttagtggcccctgcacacactattatgtcccttagtggcccctgcacacagtattatgccccatagtggcccctgcacacagtatcataccccatagtggcccctgcgcacagtattatgccccatagtggcccctgcacacagtattatgccccatagtggcccctgcacacagtattatgtcccatagtgtcccctgcaca contains:
- the LOC142184480 gene encoding uncharacterized protein LOC142184480; translated protein: MPEAEVIEFLTISLTRISGTMLLAVYNYNSPRALVSRSALGTLLIILCLLFAHIGILKQFSPHPVVLTLCMTVSALWSNSGILQLLVDYNIVPVPEFCEAVFPGLLAISCAFLIIGSVGTLHNQGPIPIMAFALGLANIHVLAMCNIPSLGPSGIGCNFMIVTTVSLYLVALRFWDIVRKKAVYQVVGRVHSKYYLSRNHLIVTGLMANMVASSILCGKLIGTTSIYFLGQAHWMFTSAMYQLLVSVASFCASDILNAAFFSFLSILRFAEGYSLLNQPYISNDPLLPLPFMVVFAVLFGVLACMMSLKNLYFGLYTLLYAVYCASLTLPSGIDSKATQIINLIIFIASSIYMFLRLYLSKAEFKTSPRHGLIEITNSCLRFFKIKQRKFLFCLYPDAFRFKEVDAIGHAFNTLAVFSIIMETHATFVLVIVVGIMILIAGLLSASAGKTLESSALIFYGIWWIMFGVVRYLTLCMSVKEFYVALGIICFLVLNGFITICMIMLNKVWLLNSLSFEVLLLVILLQTFAVLNWKYTLAFGVLFGAVSFYCFLTCILNGTVETPHLPWGEPFLKITLWRQWCMMCRLPAKKMSSINKIVEIMNTGGICVIPADEGYVIAAACQFPDSMQKLSKLDMEKIDSEMSIFITSLSQLQPIKHLLCQVMWDFIKGLWPNPVGFVLPKIEDWLDGFQLATSSSIPGSPKRVVIYISDCEVTTQIIDKVGPIAARSLPKGMNIHPGHMLPNLLSKVNGILLDEEHNIDFGFTVVDCTEIKMGIINFVKVGTVPKAQVTDVLQTVMSRRRNSTNTIHSIYL